DNA from Salinispora arenicola:
GTCACCCTGCCGTTCGCCGCCTGGCGGCACACGGTGCTCACCCGATACGGGCTGGCCACCAACGGCTGGGGCGGCTGGACCGTCGACCTCCTCAAGTCGTTCGCGGTCAGCGCCGTGATCGGGGCGGTGGCGCTGGGTGCCTTCTACACCGTGATCCGACTGGCGCCACGCTGGTGGTGGGCGCTCGGCGCCGCCGGGGCGGCCGGCCTGGTGATGCTTTTGTCATTCGTGTTCCCGGTGCTGGTGGAGCCGGTTTTCAACCGGTTCACCCCGATGGCGCCGAGCCCACTGCGGACAGAACTGATGGACCTGGCCGCCCGTGACGGAGTGCCGGTCCGGGACGTGCTGGTAGCCGATGCCTCCCGCCGTACCCGCGCCGTCAACGCCTACGTCTCCGGGCTGGGGCCGACCCGACGGATCGTCGTCTACGACACGTTGCTGCGCGAGGCCACCCCGGTGGAGGTGAAGGCGGTGGTGGCGCACGAGTTGGGGCACGCCAAGGACCGGGACGTGGTGGTCGGCACGCTCACCGGCGCGCTGGGCGCGGCGGTGGCGGTGGTGACGCTCTACCTGCTCGGCTCCGCCGGTTCGCTGCTGCGTATGGCCGGCGTCGACTCGATCGACCAACCTCGCGCGTTCCC
Protein-coding regions in this window:
- a CDS encoding M48 family metallopeptidase → MSPRGWALLTLVGLVVALAVAAAVLVPWQRPPAPRADQLAALDDLPSDQVTRGREFRAALRPGGWAALGIGLLVALALGLTPLGSRLVELAGRPFGGHWVAQAVLGGLAVVLVADLVTLPFAAWRHTVLTRYGLATNGWGGWTVDLLKSFAVSAVIGAVALGAFYTVIRLAPRWWWALGAAGAAGLVMLLSFVFPVLVEPVFNRFTPMAPSPLRTELMDLAARDGVPVRDVLVADASRRTRAVNAYVSGLGPTRRIVVYDTLLREATPVEVKAVVAHELGHAKDRDVVVGTLTGALGAAVAVVTLYLLGSAGSLLRMAGVDSIDQPRAFPLLLALVTVAGLVSTPAQAVISRRVEARADAHALTLTGDPAAFEAMQRRLASINLADPDPPRLEYLYSASHPSTVERIAAARAYARKTTR